One Amycolatopsis sp. NBC_00355 genomic window carries:
- a CDS encoding phosphatidylglycerol lysyltransferase domain-containing protein, with amino-acid sequence MVTGTRAQTTWRVAGATSVGVITWVTRLAGLMTLVAVLVPAGRRNLRGHLSEWLELPQEATVAAATVALVTGVLLVLLAAGLRRRKRRAWQLAVGATVLLTVSHIGLKHVFGAGLVSVVLLVGLIATRKYFVAKPDPVVGRWRAVRSFVELALAGFVINLILLSVASHAVLEPMSFPDRLAESSLALVGVSGPAVFHGMWLEDLTAAVGLLFGIAAVLVSAYFLLRSAEPAPRLTDDEVDRLRKLLDEHGARDSLGYFALRRDKFAVFSRTGKAAVTYRVIAGVALCSADPLGDHEAWPGAIEEYLEVCRRNGWVPAAMGVSELGATVWARFGLEVLEIGDEAVVDVDGFTLDGRVMRGVRQAAARTKRAGYKVLVRRTEDLRPGELAELETLAANWRGTDTERGFSMALGRMGDPGSVLVTAEQGGRVRGVLQFVPWGLTGLSLDVMRRDRTADNGVNELMISELLLSAARHDVKQVSLNFAAFRALMEQGQRIGAGPVAKTAAKVLHFFSRWIQIETLYKFNAKFRPRWVPRYLVYPGVRELPRVGIATFEAEGLGGRSPRLLRLLRRA; translated from the coding sequence GTGGTGACGGGGACACGCGCGCAGACCACCTGGCGGGTGGCGGGGGCCACTTCCGTGGGGGTGATCACCTGGGTGACCCGGCTGGCCGGACTGATGACGCTCGTCGCCGTCCTGGTCCCGGCCGGGCGCCGGAACCTGCGCGGGCACCTGTCGGAATGGCTGGAGCTGCCGCAGGAGGCGACGGTCGCCGCGGCGACCGTCGCGCTGGTCACGGGTGTGCTGCTGGTGCTGCTCGCCGCCGGGCTGCGGCGTCGCAAGCGGCGCGCGTGGCAGCTGGCGGTCGGCGCGACGGTGCTGCTCACGGTGTCGCACATCGGGCTCAAGCACGTCTTCGGCGCCGGCCTGGTGTCGGTGGTGCTGCTGGTCGGCCTGATCGCGACCCGGAAGTACTTCGTCGCGAAGCCGGACCCGGTGGTCGGGCGCTGGCGCGCGGTGCGGAGCTTCGTCGAGCTCGCGCTGGCCGGGTTCGTGATCAACCTCATCCTGCTGTCGGTGGCTTCGCACGCGGTGCTGGAGCCGATGAGCTTCCCGGACCGGCTGGCGGAGTCGTCGCTGGCGCTGGTCGGGGTCAGCGGGCCGGCGGTGTTCCACGGCATGTGGCTGGAGGACCTGACGGCGGCCGTCGGCCTGCTGTTCGGCATCGCCGCGGTGCTGGTGTCGGCGTACTTCCTGCTGCGCTCGGCCGAGCCGGCGCCACGGCTGACCGACGACGAGGTCGACCGCCTGCGCAAGCTGCTGGACGAGCACGGCGCGCGGGACTCGCTGGGCTACTTCGCGCTGCGCCGCGACAAGTTCGCGGTGTTCTCCCGCACGGGCAAGGCGGCGGTCACCTACCGCGTGATCGCCGGCGTCGCGCTCTGCTCGGCCGACCCGCTGGGCGACCACGAAGCCTGGCCGGGCGCGATCGAGGAGTACCTCGAGGTGTGCCGCCGCAACGGCTGGGTGCCCGCGGCGATGGGCGTCTCGGAGCTGGGCGCGACGGTCTGGGCCCGGTTCGGCCTGGAGGTCCTGGAGATCGGCGACGAGGCGGTCGTCGACGTCGACGGCTTCACCCTGGACGGCCGCGTCATGCGCGGTGTCCGCCAGGCCGCGGCCCGCACGAAGCGCGCGGGCTACAAGGTCCTGGTCCGGCGCACGGAAGACCTTCGGCCGGGCGAACTGGCCGAGCTGGAGACGCTGGCCGCCAACTGGCGCGGCACGGACACCGAGCGCGGCTTCTCGATGGCCCTCGGCCGCATGGGCGACCCGGGATCGGTCCTGGTGACGGCCGAGCAGGGCGGCCGGGTCCGCGGCGTGCTCCAGTTCGTCCCGTGGGGCCTGACCGGCCTGTCCCTGGACGTCATGCGCCGCGACCGCACGGCCGACAACGGCGTCAACGAGCTGATGATCTCGGAACTGCTGCTGTCGGCGGCCCGCCACGACGTCAAGCAGGTGTCGCTGAACTTCGCGGCGTTCCGTGCCCTGATGGAACAGGGCCAGCGCATCGGCGCCGGCCCGGTGGCGAAGACGGCGGCGAAGGTGCTGCACTTCTTCTCGCGCTGGATCCAGATCGAGACGCTCTACAAGTTCAACGCCAAGTTCCGGCCGCGCTGGGTACCGCGCTACCTGGTGTACCCCGGAGTCCGCGAGCTGCCGCGTGTCGGCATCGCGACGTTCGAGGCCGAAGGCCTCGGCGGACGATCTCCACGCCTGCTCAGGCTGCTGCGCCGGGCGTGA